A genomic region of Danio aesculapii chromosome 21, fDanAes4.1, whole genome shotgun sequence contains the following coding sequences:
- the gtf3c5 gene encoding general transcription factor 3C polypeptide 5: MHKRQTKMDPVNTSEAVMSGTEVRNKGESRDEAVVLGNSATLALSDTNLVCVEYPAVVNNVNRMLDSIGGEQGVSKTYADSSKRIELRFRPGDPFCHPAYGNRYSSTNLLLRVRRRTRRGNSSETQISMEIVGLIGTTYKFQGMADFQYLATHSDPEGNQVSLYDKIILRKPEKKEFYDNPVPLFIPPPIFSRLDMPVDYFYRPDVMHNKDTAFQSALMKDHIIAPNRARRPNNAIFVNFDDKTIPSEPLEAAVASWKKLCVHPNDLKAEKQITQLFEKRPIWSRNAVKANINIHPEKMKHLLPFVAYYALTGPWRSLWVRFGYDPRKIPGAKIYQVLDFRIRYGMKHGFGVNDMPVKSKRSAYHYSRPTTINRAVPLPASVTDIPQESTSSSGPVTAKYMLKESVYIFREGMLPPYRQMFYQLCDLDVEKIQNIIHKNDGKEEVCDERDGWCVPHTADELRNIISGMIQQYVKANRPGPSTQKPVKRRAKVDSGEEDDEDDDDDEDFKPSDGSDNEMETEIADYM, encoded by the exons ATGCATAAGCGTCAAACGAAAATGGATCCTGTGAATACAAGCGAGGCGGTCATGTCAGGCACAGAAGTGAGAAATAAAGGAGAAAGCAGAGATGAAGCTGTTGTGTTGGGAAATTCAGCAACATTAGCTCTTTCTGACACGAATCTAGTGTGTGTTGAATATCCAGCGGTGGTCAACAATGTGAACAGAATGCTGGACAGCATTGGAGGAGAACAAGGAGTGTCAAAA ACATATGCAGACTCTTCAAAAAGAATTGAGCTTCGCTTTCGGCCAGGGGATCCGTTCTGTCATCCTGCTTACGGCAATCGCTACTCCTCCACCAACCTGCTGCTCAGAGTTCGACGAAGGACCCGCAGAGGGAACAGTTCAGAGACCCAAATCAGCATGGAGATAGTAGGACTTATAGGAACCACCTATAAGTTTCAAG GAATGGCTGACTTCCAGTATCTGGCAACTCACAGCGATCCAGAAGGCAACCAGGTCTCCCTGTACGACAAGATCATTTTGCGCAAACCAGAGAAGAAGGAATTCTACGACAACCCTGTGCCTCTTTTCATTCCTCCCCCTATTTTCTCTCGTCTGGACATGCCTGTGGATTACTTCTATCGGCCTGATGTAATGCACAA CAAGGACACTGCGTTTCAATCCGCTCTCATGAAAGATCATATTATCGCCCCAAATCGGGCTCGCCGGCCAAACAATGCCATTTTTGTCAACTTTGATGACAAGACCATACCATCAGAACCTCTGGAGGCTGCAGTGGCCAGCTGGAAGAAGCTCTGTGTTCATCCTAACGATTTAAAGGCCGAGAAGCAAATCACACAG CTTTTCGAGAAAAGACCCATATGGTCTCGCAACGCCGTCAAGGCCAACATCAACATCCACCCTGAGAAAATGAAGCACCTCCTGCCATTTGTGGCATACTACGCG TTAACAGGGCCATGGAGGAGTTTGTGGGTCAGGTTTGGATATGATCCTCGAAAGATACCAGGAGCTAAAATCTACCAGGTTTTAGACTTCAGAATCCGCTATGGAATGAAGCATG GATTTGGTGTCAATGACATGCCAGTGAAATCCAAGAGAAGTGCTTATCATTACAGCCGCCCAACTACTATCAACAGGGCAG TTCCTCTACCTGCTAGTGTGACAGACATCCCCCAGGAAAGCACTTCATCTTCAGGACCTGTCACTGCAAAGTACATGCTTAAG GAATCCGTCTACATCTTTCGGGAAGGAATGCTGCCTCCATATCGACAGATGTTCTACCAGTTGTGTGATCTGGATGTAGAAAA AATACAGAACATCATCCATAAGAATGATGGGAAAGAGGAAGTGTGTGATGAGAGAGATGGCTGGTGTGTTCCTCACACGGCCGATGAGCTCAGAAACATCATCTCAGGAATGATCCAGCAATACGTCAAAGCCAACCGCCctg GTCCATCCACCCAGAAGCCTGTAAAAAGAAGAGCCAAAGTTGACAGCGGagaagaggatgatgaagatgatgacgatgatgaagaTTTCAAGCCCTCTGATGGTAGCGACAATGAAATGGAAACTGAGATTGCAGATTACATGTAA